One part of the Ziziphus jujuba cultivar Dongzao chromosome 2, ASM3175591v1 genome encodes these proteins:
- the LOC107419697 gene encoding putative disease resistance RPP13-like protein 1 translates to MGGIRKTTLAQLIYNDSVMELHFDFKVWVCVTNDFDIFNVTKTIAKKVITSQRFDNDDLKRDFTSLTFDNEDLDFLQVKLKEALKGRKLLLVLDDIWIENYSL, encoded by the coding sequence ATGGGTGGGATTAGGAAGACCACTCTCGCTCAACTTATTTACAATGATAGTGTCATGGAGCTACATTTTGACTTTAAAGTATGGGTTTGTGTTACAAATGACTTTGACATTTTCAATGTAACAAAAACAATTGCTAAGAAAGTGATCACTTCCCAAAGATTTGACAATGATGACTTGAAGAGAGACTTCACTTCCTTGACATTTGACAATGAAGACTTGGATTTTCTTCAAGTTAAATTGAAGGAGGCTTTGAAAGGAAGAAAGCTTTTGCTTGTGTTGGATGATATTTGGATTGAAAATTATTCTCTTTAG